The Drosophila sechellia strain sech25 chromosome 2L, ASM438219v1, whole genome shotgun sequence region ACTAAgtactttatttattattatatcaaatttaagattataaaataataatttaacgTTTATCAGCAAGTATTACTTTAAGGGTTGTTCTATCATCTTGTTTACATCATAACCAGTTTTCGAGCGCTTTCGGGGTAGCGAATGAAATTTGAAATTCTATACCTCGACATGAGCGTAGATGCAAGGGGTGTACAATTCTTTGTCAGTTTGGTTATGAACTACCAAAATAAATGCACAATGCTAGCACCAtctatgtatatttaatttgtatttcatATATGCTTATGGTAGGTATTAGTGTATGTTTAAAAGTCACACTTTAATATACAAGGTATAGTAATTTAATTACATACTTATCAATAAAGACGCACACCCAGCTAAGCCTGTTTACGTTGCTTGTTTTTCCAGCAAAGAACCAAAAGAAACGTCATCAATTGAGCTGCACTGCGCCCTCaatgaaatcgaaaaaagGGCAAACGCTGGCCAAGCACAGAGCCGCCGAATGCGTGAGTCTGGCTGCCTGTCTGGTGGGCATCCATTGGATGGCCAGGAAATACAAAAAGTGCTGTGGCGACTAAGGGTTTCCCCAGAAGcgaggcaacaacaacagctgcagTGCGGGCAGCGACGCGACTGCGCTGCCAGCAACATTCAGTAGCAAGACTTTGGCACTCTGGCGAAGAAGCCTCGGCAACATCCACAGTCGTTCCTCGGCCGAGCAACCGTCTGCATCGCGCGCACTCTCGAGCGagcccatccatccatccaaccCTCGGAGCACCCAGTATCCGCCACCCAGCAGAGGCGCCACCAAGTCGCGTTCCGCATCCCCAAAGGATTCGCATAAACATTCCAAGAAAGCCATGTCAGCGGTGCCGATGAAAGCCTTTCTGGCTGGTCTCTTCCTGCTGGCCAATGCCTGGCACATCACAGGTGAGATGTGTTAAACGtccaaaacaacaaagtgtcGATCGGCAAACTGAAACGCTCTTAAGTCCCCTTGTAAACATAAAGCCCCCAAGAGGTGGTCTAATTATCCAGTTTTTCCAATGTGTGTGGTGCACAGAGAAAATTCTAAAAGCTCACTGGTTTTCAGAGTAAACACCCTTCTTAATTACAAAATGTACTCAAAATTCAGCATAATTTCGGACCAGAATTTTCTTCTGTGCACCTGTAATTCCATCTGGCCCACAAGGTCGCGGATCCGCATAAAGTTTGAGGTGTGTTGGTTTCCATACCCAGAGCCCATGAATGAAATTTGTTTCCAATTTTCGCGCaatttgtttagtttttccGGCGGCCATTTAGCGCTTTTCCCTTGCGGTGTTTATAAAAATTCTCAAAATTTGGCTTACAACTAAAAAAGTTTCAGGTGAAATCCATAAAATATACTTGGCAATTTATGTTTCGCTCGATTCGAAAGCGGATTTATGGACGACACTTAAAATGAtgggtttgtttttatctgtcgtaaacaaattaataaaggATGGGTGGaatataatgaaatattaataGGAGGCTATGTGGGCTTAAATATAGAAGCGCTCACTTGTCTATTTTGCATTGAACACGTGTAGAAAGAGAAAAGACATTTGAAAATTATGAGcactattatatatattatatgaaaAATACAAGAATTAGTATAGTAATCCCGATTGTCTACATACTTGAAATGCCAAAAGTTAGGTAAAATAATTTCTGTTGATCCATTTTCATAATATACTGCACATTTCCTCATCGCGTATGGAACAAGTTCGTGGGTCATTGCTTCCTTGATGGACATCGTTTTCTATATATACGTGCATATTCGCGTTTCGAGAATTTTCACGCTTTTCAATGATTGGCAACCTGCATGCcctataaatacaaatattcgCCCGACTGCCAGACATTTCGATATTTATTTCCACAGTCATTTCGGAACGGCGCACATGATTTGCCAAACAGAATACAAACGCCGAATGCAGTTACCATATTTTCATGGCCCGTTGAACGCCTTTGAATCGCGCCTGATTTTAATGAGGGTGATTGAGAAATGGGCATTGTGATTGGGTCATTAGGCGGTGAATCGAAGCAGCAGCTCCGGCTCCCTGTTGCTCTCAATTAGCCTTTCCCGGTGTCCTGCAATTATCTAATTGCTCTATTTTTGCTTGCGTTTCAATCTGGGCTTACGAGATTCGGGGAGTGCGCATGTCAGAGTGGCGCCAGGATGTCGCCTGCTCCAGTTTCCCGCTGTCTTCGACATCTGGCATCCCGCATCCCCCGGAAATCTCTACCCGCACTTGGCAGGAAACTATGTCAGAGTCTGGCCGCCAGTTTGGGGGTTAGTTCTGCGCTTCCCGACTTGAATTGCGTAATTTGCGCCAACTGATAATGCAGGCAGATAAAAGTTTCGGGGTACCTTCGGCCAGGAAGCGGAGATTATCCTGACACACATCCGATCCGTATcgtattatatttgttattcTTGCGCTACATTTCGATGGGGGTGCTTTTGCTGATGCAAAGGCAGAGCTGTCGGTCCTCAGGGTGGAATGTTTCCAAAGGAACCCAGACAGGCCGTGGAGTGCAACTTCCTTCAAAACAAGTCTCAGCTTTCAATTACCCCAGAACTGCTTTAAAAGAAGCCACACCAAGTCGGGCCATGTGCGTGACCTCAGCGAATGCTTTTAGAGTGTTAAGCGTGGGCGATAAAAAACCCTTGGATAGCGACCTTGAATGacactggaaaaaaagggATATTTACTGAGAACATCAACTTTTGCAATATCCATTATGAAAGCATAGAGAGAAGGCCTAAGTACTTTTTCCATGTGTAGCTGTGGGAAACAATCAATTACTCACACTACACAACTTAGAACTGTGCCAATTACCTGAAACAGTTCCAAAGACCCCTGAACAAAGGAACCGAAAGAATGCAAACGGTGTGGCAATGGATTTTGCATATGTCCAGTCAACTGGCATCCCAAGGTCACTGCAACTGGAGGCTTCGTAATTGcagcgtatacgtaatatcgCCACCTCTAGCGTAATATCGTAATTTAGCTGGAAAgggaaaattataaatatgttatAGTCAATATTTGACAGCCACCACTCCTTTGAGAAACCCCTTTCAAAACTGTTTGCCCTCAAGGTGCCGTAGTTGAGCAACTGGACTCGTGGCATGTTTGCCTTCTCCTGTGGTAAACAGGCATGTCCTGGCATTTTCACAGGGCCGGACATGCAAAACTCTGTCAAGGACACGACCGACGATCTTGATTTACTGTCGAGCCAATTCACGCAACCTTATCAACACAATtagaggagtttccctccCCATTTCCCACATCATCTGGGCTCTTGGACTAATTAAATCATTTGTCTAATTCTATAAATAGTTGAGACTCATCCGAACAGTTTGTTATATGAATTCTTATGTTAAAGGtgtgaaaatgtattttaatgtGCGAAATAAACGCGGTGAACggaagaaaaacaaattattatgaaaacaaaaataaacagaaaccGAACTAGTAATATGTtcacaaaaggaaaaaaaaatcaaaaagacTTACAGGTTGCAAAAGCGGAACACATTTAAAGAAACTTTTTGTGTGTCGTTCATTATAAATCAACGCGTTTAAAGTATTTAGATCGTTGTTTCGATGTAAAAGGGCTAACTTGTCAAAGTAAAGGAAGAAAGGGGTGAAGTGATGGCTAACTATATATTTCTGCTTCAAATCTATCACTTACCTCTAGCATGAATGTgccataataatatttttttatgtaaaAAGTGCTAATATCACTGGTACTTTACAATACATAATTTACTCATCTTACCTCTTTTGTAAGACATTGATGTAATGCCTTTAAATGTGTTTATTTGgtacaaaaacaacaattttctTTGTTATTTATAGTTCAGTTTTCATCCATTACTTGGCAAGAGATTCTTCATGCTCTGCTCCACAAATTTCGAATTACCCCGCACTTTAACAGCTAGAATTCggttacgtatacgtaataaaATTCGAGTGAGGCGCCACATCGACTGGCCACGCATTCTCCGTTTTCGCAGTGGGCGACCCAAAAGGGGCGGCACATGAAGATGATGATGTCAACCTCTGACTGGAGTCCACCGAGGAGAGCCACACCAAGCTGTGTCACCCTcgcttgtatttatttatttcgcaaACAAAGTTTCCTTTTTGGTAGAAAATATGACCCCATGAAAGGTCAACTAAAGCGTGTCACACTGATGGAGTTACTTCCCCTATATTTACAGCCGTAAATGAGCAGCACCAGAAGCATCACCTGCAGTGTTGGCACTGCAGCTCGGACACCATTGGCGCGGAGGACTTCTGCGACGTGACCTTCCAGGAGGACAACATTCCCACTGACCTGATCAAGGAGCGAAACATCAATCTGCTGAGGAGCTGCAACGGCACCATTAACTCCGATCACGAGCGGGCCGTTTGC contains the following coding sequences:
- the LOC6618209 gene encoding uncharacterized protein LOC6618209 — translated: MSAVPMKAFLAGLFLLANAWHITAVNEQHQKHHLQCWHCSSDTIGAEDFCDVTFQEDNIPTDLIKERNINLLRSCNGTINSDHERAVCRKTVEENNGKLITKRFCYYTNKSDPVELCNITSPEKNVRRIFCEDCLTDRCNGAFAGASILEMLLLLPISCLIQQLAI